The sequence GGACGAGGACGCTTTCATCAGTCGGTCATGCCGAGCGCTTTTTAGTTTTCAGTTTCCTGGGAGAGCCTTCCATGCGTCGGTTTTGTCTGCTGCGGAGCGGGCGGCAGCTTGTGCACCGAGGGTCGCGAAACTGCATTTGATAGATCCGAGCGAAGCAATAGAAGTTGCCAAGAGGAATCTGGCCGGTCTTCCAAACTGAATTTCACCGGAGCCCCGTGCCGGCTCTCTTCCCCACGGGGCGGCCTCGGTGCCCGCGGGGGGGGGGGTAATTGCCGGAGCGCATTGCTGCGGTCGGTTTCAAGAGATAAATGCGAGTCTTTGCTGTCGCAAACTTTCCCAAAGAAGCGGCGGCGACGCGGTTTCGGGTTGAGCAGTTCATTCGGCCGCTTCGGGAGCGGGGAATTGAGCTTGAGCTGAGCCCTTTTCTTTCTGCGGAGCAATTTGCCGAGATGTATAAGCCGGGCGGTTCGCTCCGAAAGTCGGCCGGGATCGCCCGGAGTCTTTTTCGTAGAGCTGCGGAGGCGGGGAAGTTGCGGGACTATGATCTTCTTTTCGTCCAGCGGGAGGCGATGTTCTTTGGGCCGGAGATATTTGAGTGGCTTTTTGGCCTTGTCGGGCGGCTTCCGATGGTTCTCGATCTGGATGATGCTACTTACGTTCCATACGCGAGCCCGACATACGGCAAGCTCGGAAGTGCTTTAAAGTTCTTCGGCAAAACAGACAGGCTTATCCGCCGCTCGGCCGCAGTCACCTGCGGAAACAGGTTTATTGCCGATTATGTTTCCAGGTTGGGAACGCGGGCCGAGGTGATTCCCACGGTGGTCGATACAGAGGTTTTCCGCCCGGCTGGGAAAGAGAACGACGTCCCCGTGATTGGTTGGGTCGGCACACATTCCACATTTCCTTCGCTTGAGTCGCTCTTTCCCGTCTTTGAACGGCTTTCCACAAAGCATCAGTTTTTATTAAGGG comes from Acidobacteriota bacterium and encodes:
- a CDS encoding glycosyltransferase family 4 protein, with the protein product MRVFAVANFPKEAAATRFRVEQFIRPLRERGIELELSPFLSAEQFAEMYKPGGSLRKSAGIARSLFRRAAEAGKLRDYDLLFVQREAMFFGPEIFEWLFGLVGRLPMVLDLDDATYVPYASPTYGKLGSALKFFGKTDRLIRRSAAVTCGNRFIADYVSRLGTRAEVIPTVVDTEVFRPAGKENDVPVIGWVGTHSTFPSLESLFPVFERLSTKHQFLLRVVGSGSDGINIPGVRTEVLPWSLEREVADFCTLDIGLYPIVVSRSASEEWLRGKSGFKAIQYLAAGVPFVMSPVGICAEIGRPDETHLNADSAEDWYNSLDRLLSDADLRRKIGKSGREYSLENYTIEKQADKLAEVFRMAKNG